In one window of Helianthus annuus cultivar XRQ/B chromosome 17, HanXRQr2.0-SUNRISE, whole genome shotgun sequence DNA:
- the LOC110923968 gene encoding protein FAR1-RELATED SEQUENCE 5-like: protein MAFNVDSVRQSSWKVYKFVEEHNHELVERHDKHFLLTERHLTQLQKHVIHSISKLNLGPVKAFNVMKTCFGGFEDMGASKVEFKNYKRQINLFIGEYDADMVVKHLNEKKHSQPNFSYDYITDEENRLKGLFWCDDQAKHNYHVFGDVISFDATYRSNKYSVVFVLFTGIDNHHCNVTFGAALLASETAATYIWLLRVFLKTVGSQPKVVVTNQDPAMKKAISVVFVDTRHRLCMWHVMHKLSLKVGVRLCNLTNFKERICGVVWTDILTPEEFESEWEAVIA from the exons ATGGCGTTTAACGTGGATTCTGTTCGACAAA GTTCATGGAAGGTGTATAAGTTTGTCGAGGAGCACAATCATGAACTTGTTGAACGTCATGATAAGCATTTTCTTCTAACTGAACGTCACCTCACTCAGCTCCAGAAGCATGTTATACACAGCATATCTAAGTTGAATTTGGGTCCTGTCAAggcgtttaatgttatgaagactTGTTTTGGCGGTTTTGAAGACATGGGTGCAAGCAAAGTTGAATTTAAGAACTATAAGAGGCAAATTAACTTGTTCATAGGGGAATATGACGCCGATATGGTTGTGAAACATTTGAATGAAAAAAAACATTCCCAGCCTAATTTCTCGTATGATTACATCACAGACGAAGAGAATCGTTTGAAGGGTCTTTTTTGGTGTGACGATCAAGCCAAACATAATTACCACGTGTTTGgtgatgtgatttcgtttgacgCCACGTATCGTTCCAACAA ATACTCTGTGGTGTTTGTACTGTTCACTGGTATAGACAATCATCACTGCAATGTTACATTTGGTGCAGCATTATTGGCGTCGGAAACTGCTGCTACGTATATTTGGTTGTTAAGAGTTTTTCTAAAAACTGTTGGTTCTCAACCAAAAGTAGTTGTCACTAACCAAGATCCAGCGATGAAGAAGGCTATTTCTGTTGTATTTGTTGACACGAGGCATCGGTTATGCATGTGGCATGTGATGCATAAACTTTCTCTGAAG GTTGGTGTTAGGCTATGCAATTTGACCAATTTTAAAGAACGTATTTGTGGTGTTGTGTGGACAGATATTCTCACACCTGAAGAGTTTGAATCAGAATGGGAAGCAGTTATCGCATAA
- the LOC110923971 gene encoding uncharacterized protein LOC110923971 codes for MADSDHEAVGRAFMWNQWMPIKVNFLVWRLNLDSLPTRVSLGKRGVNVLSLSCELCQDEEDSTDHVFASCRFSQRVWEGIARWCKLSPLFFYGVEDLVHYHEQTRGSKVWKQLIYSIFQATIWCIWASRNNAVFDRKRSSPDRLVEEVKVLSFLWVKHRSKATALGKIGARLM; via the coding sequence ATGGCTGATAGTGATCATGAGGCAGTTGGGAGGGCGTTTATGTGGAACCAGTGGATGCCGATTAAGGTAAATTTTTTGGTATGGAGGCTGAATTTAGATTCACTTCCCACAAGAGTGTCTCTTGGGAAAAGGGGTGTTAATGTACTGTCGTTGAGTTGTGAGCTATGTCAAGATGAGGAGGATTCAACAGACCATGTTTTCGCATCTTGTCGGTTTTCACAAAGGGTTTGGGAAGGGATAGCAAGGTGGTGTAAACTGTCACCATTATTCTTCTATGGCGTGGAGGATCTGGTACACTACCATGAGCAAACACGTGGGTCAAAAGTATGGAAACAGCTGATATATTCCATCTTTCAGGCGACAATTTGGTGCATCTGGGCGAGTCGTAATAATGCGGTGTTCGATCGGAAGAGGAGTTCGCCGGATAGACTGGTGGAGGAGGTAAAAGTGTTGAGCTTCTTATGGGTAAAACATCGGTCAAAAGCGACGGCTTTAGGGAAAATTGGTGCACGTTTGATGTAA
- the LOC110923967 gene encoding uncharacterized mitochondrial protein AtMg00810-like: MNSCKPCETPVDTSSKLSATEGDLLPDGTLYRSLAGALHYLTFTRPDISYAVQQVCLFMHAPREPHFAFMKRIIRYIQGTIHYGLRLTVSPATTLTAYSDADWGGCPDSRRSTSGYCVNLGDNLVSWSSKRQPTVSRSSAEAEYRGVANAVAETSWLRNLLLELHVPLRHATIVYCDNVSAVYLSENPVQH, translated from the coding sequence ATGAACTCATGCAAGCCATGTGAAACCCCGGTTGATACTTCTTCAAAGTTAAGTGCCACGGAGGGTGATTTGCTGCCCGATGGCACATTATATCGCAGCCTCGCAGGTGCGTTACACTACCTTACGTTTACGCGGCCAGATATCTCTTATGCAGTGCAACAGGTATGCCTTTTCATGCATGCTCCAAGGGAGCCACATTTTGCTTTCATGAAGCGGATTATTCGATACATTCAAGGTACTATTCATTACGGTTTACGCTTAACGGTATCTCCGGCCACCACCCTCACGGCTTACTCGGACGCTGATTGGGGTGGATGTCCGGATTCTCGACGTTCAACTTCGGGTTATTGTGTTAATCTTGGTGATAATCTCGTTTCATGGTCTTCAAAACGACAACCTACAGTATCTCGTTCTAGTGCTGAGGCAGAATACCGGGGCGTCGCTAATGCGGTTGCTGAAACAAGTTGGTTACGCAACCTTTTACTTGAGTTACATGTTCCTCTTCGCCATGCAACAATTGTGTATTGTGATAATGTATCCGCGGTTTATCTCTCGGAGAACCCAGTTCAACATTAG
- the LOC110921937 gene encoding glutathione S-transferase T3-like, with protein MDPSWGASQFPFSGFQQTPNAFSQMFQLQQVQQYQALQQIMQRNTFEQLQSQSQPPVQVEDDDEEVVPESPPQELTRKKKKGKGKMVEPETAQKPRAKGRQWTKVEEEALAMAYTKASNCPIVGNNQTGSSFWKKATDRFNAIMEHGEARDVESVSGKWRKMSKVINNFNAIYNQIYLNPPSGSNEQDILNLAIAKWDSQNPTPFPHFRAWNVVRKEQKWKPVPNEVATAKRTKTSESGSYSAGGSTARCQIDINDDPEDDEDALPIHESERPTGRDKAKKEAAGKRKVSGSSGGGGSSGGRGEKAS; from the exons ATGGATCCTTCGTGGGGGGCTTCGCAATTTCcgttttcgggtttccaacaaaCACCCAACGCCTTCTCACAAATGTTTCAACTACAACAAGTTCAACAATATCAAGCGCTCCAACAAATCATGCAACGCAACACGTTTGAACAACTCCAATCCCAATCGCAACCCCCGGTTcaagttgaagatgatgatgaagaagtcgtCCCCGAATCACCACCGCAAGAGCTCACGCGCAAAAAAAAGAAGGGGAAGGGAAAGATGGTTGAACCCGAAACCGCGCAAAAACCGAGAGCAAAGGGGAGGCAATGGACGAAAGTAGAAGAGGAGGCGCTAGCTATGGCGTATACTAAGGCCTCTAATTGCCCGATAGtcg gaaacaaccaaaCGGGTAGTAGTTTTTGGAAGAAGGCAACGGATAGGTTTAACGCGATTATGGAGCATGGGGAGGCTCGTGATGTCGAATCCGTCTCGGGCAAGTGGCGTAAAATGAGCAAAGTCATCAACAACTTTAACGCGATTTATAACCAAATTTACCTTAATCCTCCAAGCGGGAGTAACGAGCAAGATATTCTTAACCTTGCTATCGCCAAGTGGGACTCCCAAAATCCAACGCCTTTCCCGCACTTCCGAGCATGGAACGTTGTAAGGAAAGAACAAAAATGGAAGCCGGTTCCAAATGAGGTCGCAACGGCCAAACGCACTAAAACTTCCGAGTCCGGAAGCTATAGTGCGGGAGGCTCCACCGCTCGATGTCAAATTGACATAAACGACGACCCGGAAGATGACGAGGATGCGTTGCCCATTCACGAGTCGGAACGTCCCACCGGGAGGGACAAAGCAAAAAAAGAAGCGGCCGGAAAGCGAAAAGTGTCCGGCTCGAGTGGAGGTGGCGGCTCGAGTGGAGGTAGAGGCGAGAAGGCATCGTAA
- the LOC110923970 gene encoding uncharacterized protein LOC110923970: MKKVLQDLQAPHFVRHLPASYVKLGMVEQLTKMVVVWVVAHGRKGRERKGVSGEVKMVVRSCLTQERYKRAVVSDWIVVTNGVWSIRSHWIRQLATTEEHNDWAQLFSLLSSVALSAENDRWIWSLDPNRSFTVKGLRRRMADSDHEAVGRAFMWNQWMPIKVNFLVWRLNLDSLPTRVSLGKRGVNVLSLSCELCQDEEDSTDHVFASCRFSQRVWEGIARWCKLSPLFFFGVEDLVHYHEQTRGSKVWKQLIYSIFQATIWCIWASRNNAVFDRKRSSPDRLVEEVKVLSFLWVKHRSKATALGKIGARLM, from the exons atgaagaaggtTCTTCAAGATCTACAAGCTCCACACTTCGTTAGACACCTTCCTGCATCTTATGTAAAGCTTGGGATGGTTGAACAATTGACGAAGATGGTGGTGGTTTGGGTGGTGGCTCACGGCCGTAAAGGGAGAGAGAGGAAGGGAGTGAGTGGTGAAGTGAAGATGGTGGTGAGATCTTGT ttgacACAAGAGAGGTATAAAAGAGCAGTAGTTTCTGACTGGATTGTAGTGACAAACGGGGTATGGAGTATCAGGTCGCATTGGATTAGGCAGCTTGCAACGACTGAGGAACACAATGATTGGGCACAACTGTTTTCGTTGCTGTCCTCAGTCGCTTTGTCTGCTGAAAATGATAGgtggatttggtctttggatcCGAACAGGTCATTTACTGTAAAAGGGTTACGAAGGCGCATGGCTGATAGTGATCATGAGGCAGTTGGGAGGGCGTTTATGTGGAACCAATGGATGCCGATTAAGGTAAATTTTTTGGTATGGAGGCTGAATTTAGATTCACTTCCCACAAGAGTGTCTCTTGGGAAAAGGGGTGTTAATGTACTGTCGTTGAGTTGTGAGCTATGTCAAGATGAGGAGGATTCAACAGACCATGTTTTCGCATCTTGTCGGTTTTCACAAAGGGTTTGGGAAGGGATAGCAAGGTGGTGTAAACTGTCACCATTATTCTTCTTTGGCGTGGAGGATCTGGTACACTACCATGAGCAAACACGTGGGTCAAAAGTATGGAAACAGCTGATATATTCCATCTTTCAGGCGACAATTTGGTGCATCTGGGCGAGTCGTAATAATGCGGTGTTCGATCGGAAGAGGAGTTCGCCGGATAGACTGGTGGAGGAGGTAAAAGTGTTGAGCTTCTTATGGGTAAAACATCGGTCAAAAGCGACGGCTTTAGGGAAAATTGGTGCACGTTTGATGTAA